In Formosa haliotis, the sequence GGAGAGGAGAGTCAGTGTGGTTGGTTAAAAGATCAATACGGAGTGTCTTGGCAAATTGTACCAACGATTTTAGAATCTTTAATGCAGGATCCGGAACGCGCTCCTAAAGTAATGGAAGCCTTTCTAAAAATGAAGAAGTTTAATATTGAAACCTTGTTGAAAGCGTAGTTTTTATTTAAAAGAAACAAGATTGGTTGAATTGAAAATGAAATTTCTCCTTTTCTCGTAATAACAATCGGAGCGTCATGCTGAACTCCTTTCTGCATCTCATCCTGATTTATAACACGTACTCACGTTATGAGGCCTTGAAACGAGTTCAAGGTGACCATTTGGGTTAATTTGAAGTTTTAAAGATGAGATTCCTCCTATCGTCGGAATAACAATCGGAGCGTCTTACTGAATTCCTACATTCCACTAGGCATAATGTTCCATGATCCCATAACCCCAGTTCCTATCAATAGACTAAAAAAAAAGAACTCTTTACTTTTTGGCATTGCCCCAAAAAGTAACAAAAAAGTCTAGGATTACGAAACAGCATCTAAATGATATACTTGCATCCTAAATTTTAGGAACTCGCCTAGAATGATTAAAACTACATACAAAATACGTTTGGCTCAAACAGCCTAAAATTTTACGGATACTGCGTTGCTCATTTTACGATACTTTTTCGATGGACCATATTAAAACCAACTAATAGTTAACGCTTTGGTTGGTTTAAGACCATATCCCGAAGTGTCATTCAAAACGCAGCGCAGCGGAGTGAAGAATCTTTTTTTTCTAGAAACAAGATTTTAGAGCCAGGATTAAAGACGGATAAATACAAGTTTAACAATCTCATGAAAAATGAAAACTGAGAACTAACAAATGGCATCAATCAACTAACAACCAAAATTTGTAGTTATGGTTCTCATTTAAACACTTCACTTTATTCTTCAACAGATGTCAGTTCTACTTTCCCTGTTTTTAAACCCTTTCCTTTTACCTCTAGAATAATATCTCCCGGGTTCTGTGTGGCTTGAACAAGCACTACTAATTTCCCACTAAACAATTTCATAGTTGGTAAATGAAACTGTTCTAAAGAAGTGGCGTCCCCATTGCAGGAAGCGCGATAAACTCCGCCTTTACCTTTAACTTTAAATTGTAATTGATTTGTAGCTGTCGGACATGGGATACCGTTTTTGTCGACAACAGAAACCTCAACATAAGACAAATCTTTTCCATCTGCTTGAATGGTTTTACGATCTGGAGTCAATACAATTTCATAGGGCTTTCCAGAAGTATGTATTTCCTTTTCCGCCACCGCATGTCCTGATTTATCAAAAGCCACAACTTTTACCGTTCCTGGCTCGTAAGTAACATCCATCCACATTAAACGGTACCGGTTTTGTGGTGTGCTTTTATTTTTGGTTTGTACGCCCATACTTTTTCCGTTGACAAATAATTCGGCACTATCGTAATTCGTATAGACAAACACCGGTGTTATTTCCCCTTCTCGTCCTTCCCAATTCCAATGCGGTAAAATATGTAAGGTTTCTGCGTCAGTATTCCATCGACTTCTATATAAATAAAACCGATCTTTTGGCAACCCTGCTAAATCCGAAATTCCGAAGTAAGAACTCCGAGACGGCCATACATGATCGTAAGGCGTTGGCTCTCCCAAATAATCAAAACCTGTCCAAACAAATTCACCAATAACCCAAGGTTTATCGTCTTGCATGACAAAATCATCATCGGGCACATTCGACCAACTGCAATATTCTAAATCGTAAGATGAACTTTGAAAATCAAGATACATTTTCATCGCTGCCTTTTCTACTGGAAATTTATAAATACCACGCGAACTAACCGTTGAAGCGGTTTCTGACCCTAAAATAAACCCTTGCGGAAACTTCTCGTAAGCTTCCTCGTATAAATGCACACGATAATTTAAGCCTGGCACATCTAAAAGTGATGCAAATCCAGATTCCATAACTGCTTTTACCTGATCCATACCTACGGTAACGGGACGTGTAGGATCTTCACGATGAAAAATCTCTTGCAACCATTTCGCGCGCTTGACACCTTCCGCACCCCATTGGTCTGGCACTTCATTTCCCGAACTCCACATTACTACACTTGGATGATTTCTTGTAGCATGCACTAAATTCACGATATCTTTTTCTGCATAGTCATCAAAAAAACGATGGTAACCATGCTCTACTTTTGGTTTTTTCCACTCATCAAAACTTTCAGCTAAAAAAAGGAATCCCATTTCATCGCATAACTCTAATTGCTCTAAAGACGGCATATTATGCGAACTTCGAATTGCATTAGCTCCCAAATCCTTTAAAATTGTTAACTGTCGCCGTAAAGCTGCTGTGTTTATTGCAGTCCCCAACGGACCTAAATCGTGATGCAAACACACGCCTTTAAACTTTGTAGTTTTTCCATTTAACTGAAATCCGTGCTCGGCAGTATAATCTATTTCTCTAATACCAAATCGTGTAACTACTTCATCTTTTAATACCTTCCCAACATAAATTTGAGATACCGCCGTATATAAATATGGTGTTTCTGGGCTCCATAATTTTGGATTAGATACTTTTATATTCTGATCGAATTGATTTCCAAATTGCGTAGTACTGTTATTCGCTCCTACTTCATTTTTATCGGCATCATAAACTTTGGTTACCAAAGAAATACCATCACCCGAAGCTTTTGTTTTAACATTCACCTGAGCTTCAGTTTTACTAACGTAAGGGGTGGTTATAAATGTTCCCCACTGGTCTATACTTTCTTTGTTTTTAACAATTAGAGATACTTTTCTGTATAAGCCCGCACCTGGGTACCAGCGCGAAGAAAACTCTGGATTAGAGACTTCTACAGCTAAGGTGTTTTCTCCTGTACTTAGATCTTCTGAAATGTCGAAATAAAAATAGCTATACCCATACGCCCACTCACCAATTTTCTTTCCATTTAAATACACTCTAGGTTCGCTCATAGCCCCTTCAAAGAGCAAAATCACCTTTTTACCTTTTTCAAAATGAGGCACAGAAAATGTATTTCTATACCAGGCTGTTCCTATAAAGGGTAAAGCTCCAGTTCGTCCTGTTTTCTCGGCTGCCTCTTTTTCACCATTTTGAATTATGGCTACATTTTGCTTATCTATAGACTTATCAAACGGACCATAGATTGCCCAATCGTGAGGCACAGTTACACTTTCCCATTTTGAATCGTTGAACTCGATTTTATAAGCATTTGTTTGATGCCCTTTATTAAATTTCCAACCCTGTTCTAAAACTTGAATTGTTCGTGTTTGTGCGTGTATTAAGACCTGAAAACTAAAAAACAATACTAAAAATGCTCTAAAACTTTTCATAATTAGAATCTTTTATGAGTGAAAAACAAAGATATAACTTCCAAATTTGCTTCGTCTTTAAAACATCAAAATAGTATTAAATCAAACGATTTCATGCTAAAAAAACCGCCTTTTTAGTTATTTATTCATTAAAACTGTTTAAAATGCCTCTAGTTCGTTGTATTTTTACTTGATAATTTCTTAAACATCGAAATCATGGATATCGCGAAATACATAGATCATACGCTTTTAAAATCGTCTGCAACCGAGGAAGATATTACAAAACTTTGTAATGAAGCTCTTAAATATAATTTTTACTCGGTGTGCGTTAATAGTTTTTATGTACCCTTTGTAAAAAGCTTATTAAAAGGCTCTGATGTAAAAGTGTGTGCGACTATCGGATTTCCGCTAGGTGCCGTAACCACAGAAACTAAGGTATTCGAAACTAAAATGGCAATAGACCAAGGTGCCGAAGAAATTGATATGGTTTTACAGATTGGCATGTTAAAAGGCAAAGATTTTGAAATGGTACTCGAAGACATTAAAGCCGTAAAAGCTTGTATGGGAACAGTACCTTTAAAAGTAATTTTTGAAATTAGCGAATTGTCTGATGCCGAAATTATAAAAGCCAGCGAACTTAGTATTAAAGCACATGCAGATTTTATAAAAACCTCAACTGGATTTTCTGCTAGCGGTGCCACCTTGTCTGCAGTAAAACTTATGAAAGAAACGGCAAACGGCCGAGCTAAAGTAAAAGCTTCTGGCGGTATTAGAGATTTAGAAACTTGCTTACAATTTATTGAAGCGGGTGCCGACCGTATCGGAACCTCGTCTGGTGTAGATATAGTTGAAGCCTACAATGCCCAACAATAAATTAATTTGTATTTTAAGGAATCTAAGTAATATTTAAACTATGAGCATACATATTGAAGCCGAAAAAGGAGCTATTGCCGAAACCATTTTATTACCAGGAGACCCTTTGCGTGCCAAATGGATTTCTGAACATTATTTAGAAAATGCCGTATGTTTTAATACGGTTAGAAATATGTTTGGATACACAGGAACGTACCAAGGCAAACGTATTTCGGTGATGGGTACAGGTATGGGTATCCCGAGCATATCAATCTATGCTACAGAACTTATTACCGATTTTGGTGTTAAAAATTTAATCCGTGTAGGAAGCGCCGGATCGTATCAAAAAAATATAAACATTCGCGATATTGTTATAGCCATGGCGGCATCGTCGTCTGGAATTAATAAAACTCGTTTCCTAGGAGCAGATTTTGCCCCAACTGCAAGTTTCGAATTGTTTCAACGGGCTGTAGACGTTGCTAAAAACAAAAACATTCCTATAAAAGCCGGAAATGTATTATCGAGCGACGAATTTTATGCCGACGATTTCGATTCGTATAAAAAATGGGCAGATTTTGGAGTACTATGTGTAGAAATGGAAGCTGCCGGATTATATACCGTGGCCGCAAAACACAAGGTGAATGCCTTGGCCATACTAACCATTTCGGACTCCTTAGTTACCGGAGAACATACCACCGCTAAAGAACGTGAAACCACGTTTAACGATATGATTAAAATTGCATTAGACTTAGCTTAAACATGGCTTATGAAACGGATTCTAGTTACAGGAGCGACAGGAAATATTGGACGCGAAGTGATTCATTTTCTAAGTGAACCACCTCGAGACTTTACAGTTATTGCAGCAGTACGCTCTATTGAAAAAGCCAAACAACAGCTTGCTACCTATCCGGAATTAGAATATTCGGAATTCGATTTTGAAACAGAAGCCACTTTTAACGCTGCTTTTAAGAATATCGACATCCTGTTTCTATTAAGACCACCTCAAATTTCGGATGTGAATGCTGTGTTTAAACCGCTGTTACAAGCTGCCAAATCACAAAATATTAGCAATATCATTTTTTTATCTGTACAAGGTGTGGAGAGCAGCAAAGTGATTCCGCATCATAAAATTGAAATGCTAATTAAAGCCTTTAATTTCAATTATATCTTTGTGAGGCCGAGCTATTTTATGCAAAATCTAATCACGACCTTAAGCCCCGAAATCCAAGCTACTAACTCTATCACCTTACCTTCGGGAGATGCAAAATTTAATTGGGTCGATGTAAAAAATATTGGAGAAGCCGTGGCTTGTTTTGCTAAATCTTTCGAGGAGTATGCCAATCAGGCTTTCGACATTACTGGGACTGAAAACAAGAGTTTCCCCGAGGTTATCTCGAAAATCAATAGCCTTACAAATCAAGGTTTAAAATTCATTTCAGTTAACCCCTTTCGGTTTTATTTCAAAAAACGAAAAGCAGGGCTTCCTAAAGATTATGCGATAGTTATGACGCTTTTGCATACATTACCCCGATTCCAAAAAGCACCACAACGGTCTGACACCTATTTTAAACTCACGGGAAAACAACCAACACTTTTAAGTGATTTTATTAAAAGAGAACGCGCTCAGTTTGTAAATTTTTAGTAAATTAGTAGAGGACAAAAATGTGGATAGTTATGGTTGCAACTCTAAATAAATGGATAAAAACCCCAACTAAAAAACAAGTAATATTATTTACTTCGTTTTGGCTACTAGGGGTACTTTTGTTAGTGCTTTCTGTTACTGATAATTTCCAAGCGAGTATTATTCAAAAGAAAATATTGCGATTTCTGTGTTAATTTTAGTTTCGTTTTCAAAATTATTTCAAGTCTATAAAAACTATTTTTCGCCTTCTAAGTAATCGGTTATTCCTTATTTAAATGATTACAATAAACCACAAGAAAAAGCGATTTAACTTTAACTTACTTTCAGGGATTGTTTGGGCACTTTTCTTTATAGTGAAACTTATATTTTCTGAAGACAACTCCTTAAACCTACTGGAATATGGTTGGTTAATACTGTCTTTATTATATTTTTTTATATACTATTTCGAGCGATTTAAGCCGTATATTACTATTGATAATGATGTTATTTGCAGGTATGCACCTTTCCCGAAACGTATAAACATTCCGGATATTATTAAAGTGAAACATTTTGCAGGAGAATATAGTATTGAGACAACTTCTACATCTATGAAAATTCAGCTGTCATCAATAAGCGAATCAGACCTATCTAAACTTAAGTCGGTTATAGAACAACTTCAAATAAAAACGAACTTAGTTTAAAATTATGAACCGTATTCACTTCATTCGAATCGATAAAAACCCAATACATTTAACGTTAACTATAACTTTAGTTATTTGTCTACTTATTGCCGTAATAGAACCTTTCCATCTAGAAAACCCTAAACTTTATAAAACCTTTTATTTAATTGGAATGTTTCTGCTAATGGTTTTAAATGGACGATTATTTTGGTTTAAAAACGCTGTACAATGGAACAAAAAAGGGATTGTTATAAAACTCAACACGGTCTTTAAGCATAAGAGTATAGCTTTTGAGCAGATTACCGGTGCTGAAATTATTAAGAACACCTTAATTATTTCTAGGCAAAGCAAAAAATCCGCGGGCTTTAACTTACAAAACATTGATTCTTCGGACACGGAAAAACTCTTAGACATTTTACATAGGCATAGTGAGATACCAGCTTAGAGTTACCAAAAACCTAATAGCAGGTTACAACCTGCTACTAAAAACTTCATGCCACTTTAATTTAAATTATACTACTTATCTTAAAGTAGTTTAAAAAACAAAAACATGGTATATAAAACTTGATTTAAAATTGATTGGTTAGAAATGATTATTATCTTGTTCTCAACAATTTTTGCTGGAGTAATGTCTTCCAGTGATTTAGAAAACAACTCTATCTACTGTGGTCTATTATTAATAAGTGCAGCGGGTATTTTAATAAAAAAGAGGACAAAAACACCTAGTAAGAACCAAAGAAGTAAATGATTATGCTTTACATTTTTGATTATATTTTACAGGAATTGCCTTAAAAACATCATTGAACCTCAATGAATCACCATATTTAACTATCTCATACAATGCAGACTGAAAATTTAATCACGAAATTCTACACTTCTTTTTCTAACGGAGACATAAATGGCATGTTGGCATGTTACCATAAGGAGGTTGTTTTTCAGGACCCTGTTTTTGGAAAGCTAAAAGGAGAAAGAGCTTTTAAAATGTGGGAGATGTTACTGTCTCAGAAAAAAGAAACCACCATAATTACCTTTCAAGATGTGCAAGCCACTACAGAATGTGGTTCTGCCAATTGGGTTGCGACCTATCTTTATGGTGATAAAAAACGGAAAGTCACAAATCGTGTCCATGCCAATTTTAAATTTAAAGATGGTAAAATTATAGAGCATATAGACACGTTCGACTTGTGGACTTGGACCAAACAAGCTATGGGTGTACCAGGATATTTACTAGGATGGACGGCCTTTATGAAACATAAAATTCAAGAAACGACGAACAAAAACCTAGATCGATTTATCGAGAAAACTTCAAAGTAAGTTCAGTTTAATTTACATCAAATTTTTCAGCCTAAACCCATGTCATTTGAACACACCATGTTCTAATGATTCCCTTAAGAAATAGACAAACACTCAAGGATTCTCCATTAGTCTTCAATCTCTTTACTATCGACTCCTAAATATTTAACAATATCTGAAGGATTTGTAATAAGCACACTTTCCTTACCATTAATAACAATGCAGCCCGTTAAAACTTCAGGCTGATTTTGCAAAACTTTAATCCAGTCTTCTTCACTAAGGTTGACATAGTCATCTCCGTAGTTTTTTACAAAGTTAGGATGTTCTTCATCTACTAAACTTGGTATAGTTGTACCCAAATGCGATGCAATTTCTGCCCACTGCGTGCCAGTAATTTTTGTTTTCGAAATATCTATACTCAATAATTTTTTATCGGATGCTTCGGCATAAGCCAAGGTTTGTTTCCCGATAGAGGTTTCCGAATTATAAATTAATGTCATTTGCTTTTCATCTTCTGCTAAAACTCCCATAATGTTCATAATTTAATGTTTTTATATATTTTACTTTAATTTGTTAATTTTTCAAGCCAATTCTGCTACTAACCTCATTTTCTACGGTATTAGAGAAAGCAAGTATTTTGTACAAAATAGAGACTTCTCTTCTATGCCCTCTGCGCTAAATAACAGATCTCGTTTATAATACGAATCGTCACCTTGAACTTGTTTCAAGGTCTCACTGAGTGAGCACGTATTATAATCAGGATGAGATGCTGAAACACGTTCAGTATGACGCTCCGATTAATTATTTTCAACCCAACGAATCCGTCCTAAATCCTGGTTCTAAAATCTTGTTTCTAAAAAAAAGATTCTTCACTCCGCTGCGCTTCGTTCTGAATGACACTTCGTTTTATCATTCCTACGAAAGAAGGAATCTCATCTTCAAATCTTCAAATCTTAACATCTTCTAATTAACCCAAATCGTCACCTTGAACTTGTTTCAAGGTCTCACTGAGTGATCACGAATTGTAACCAGGATGAGATGCT encodes:
- a CDS encoding glycoside hydrolase family 2 TIM barrel-domain containing protein yields the protein MKSFRAFLVLFFSFQVLIHAQTRTIQVLEQGWKFNKGHQTNAYKIEFNDSKWESVTVPHDWAIYGPFDKSIDKQNVAIIQNGEKEAAEKTGRTGALPFIGTAWYRNTFSVPHFEKGKKVILLFEGAMSEPRVYLNGKKIGEWAYGYSYFYFDISEDLSTGENTLAVEVSNPEFSSRWYPGAGLYRKVSLIVKNKESIDQWGTFITTPYVSKTEAQVNVKTKASGDGISLVTKVYDADKNEVGANNSTTQFGNQFDQNIKVSNPKLWSPETPYLYTAVSQIYVGKVLKDEVVTRFGIREIDYTAEHGFQLNGKTTKFKGVCLHHDLGPLGTAINTAALRRQLTILKDLGANAIRSSHNMPSLEQLELCDEMGFLFLAESFDEWKKPKVEHGYHRFFDDYAEKDIVNLVHATRNHPSVVMWSSGNEVPDQWGAEGVKRAKWLQEIFHREDPTRPVTVGMDQVKAVMESGFASLLDVPGLNYRVHLYEEAYEKFPQGFILGSETASTVSSRGIYKFPVEKAAMKMYLDFQSSSYDLEYCSWSNVPDDDFVMQDDKPWVIGEFVWTGFDYLGEPTPYDHVWPSRSSYFGISDLAGLPKDRFYLYRSRWNTDAETLHILPHWNWEGREGEITPVFVYTNYDSAELFVNGKSMGVQTKNKSTPQNRYRLMWMDVTYEPGTVKVVAFDKSGHAVAEKEIHTSGKPYEIVLTPDRKTIQADGKDLSYVEVSVVDKNGIPCPTATNQLQFKVKGKGGVYRASCNGDATSLEQFHLPTMKLFSGKLVVLVQATQNPGDIILEVKGKGLKTGKVELTSVEE
- the deoC gene encoding deoxyribose-phosphate aldolase; this encodes MDIAKYIDHTLLKSSATEEDITKLCNEALKYNFYSVCVNSFYVPFVKSLLKGSDVKVCATIGFPLGAVTTETKVFETKMAIDQGAEEIDMVLQIGMLKGKDFEMVLEDIKAVKACMGTVPLKVIFEISELSDAEIIKASELSIKAHADFIKTSTGFSASGATLSAVKLMKETANGRAKVKASGGIRDLETCLQFIEAGADRIGTSSGVDIVEAYNAQQ
- the deoD gene encoding purine-nucleoside phosphorylase → MSIHIEAEKGAIAETILLPGDPLRAKWISEHYLENAVCFNTVRNMFGYTGTYQGKRISVMGTGMGIPSISIYATELITDFGVKNLIRVGSAGSYQKNINIRDIVIAMAASSSGINKTRFLGADFAPTASFELFQRAVDVAKNKNIPIKAGNVLSSDEFYADDFDSYKKWADFGVLCVEMEAAGLYTVAAKHKVNALAILTISDSLVTGEHTTAKERETTFNDMIKIALDLA
- a CDS encoding NmrA family NAD(P)-binding protein, giving the protein MKRILVTGATGNIGREVIHFLSEPPRDFTVIAAVRSIEKAKQQLATYPELEYSEFDFETEATFNAAFKNIDILFLLRPPQISDVNAVFKPLLQAAKSQNISNIIFLSVQGVESSKVIPHHKIEMLIKAFNFNYIFVRPSYFMQNLITTLSPEIQATNSITLPSGDAKFNWVDVKNIGEAVACFAKSFEEYANQAFDITGTENKSFPEVISKINSLTNQGLKFISVNPFRFYFKKRKAGLPKDYAIVMTLLHTLPRFQKAPQRSDTYFKLTGKQPTLLSDFIKRERAQFVNF
- a CDS encoding nuclear transport factor 2 family protein, whose product is MQTENLITKFYTSFSNGDINGMLACYHKEVVFQDPVFGKLKGERAFKMWEMLLSQKKETTIITFQDVQATTECGSANWVATYLYGDKKRKVTNRVHANFKFKDGKIIEHIDTFDLWTWTKQAMGVPGYLLGWTAFMKHKIQETTNKNLDRFIEKTSK
- a CDS encoding arsenate reductase family protein, giving the protein MNIMGVLAEDEKQMTLIYNSETSIGKQTLAYAEASDKKLLSIDISKTKITGTQWAEIASHLGTTIPSLVDEEHPNFVKNYGDDYVNLSEEDWIKVLQNQPEVLTGCIVINGKESVLITNPSDIVKYLGVDSKEIED